A genomic stretch from Streptococcus oralis includes:
- the argH gene encoding argininosuccinate lyase — protein sequence MPKNTKLWGGRFEGTVEDWVEQFGASISFDHQLAKFDLMGSLAHVQMLGQTGILSLEEVDQIQDGLKALLRDLESGELHFDIANEDIHMNMEVLLTEKIGPLAGKLHTARSRNDQVATDMHLYLKEQLGHVLDKLANLNSVLLDLAEKHVETIMPGYTHLQHAQPISFAHHLMAYYNMFQRDSERFAFNLKHTDLSPLGAAALAGTTFPINRQLSSDLLGFQQPYTNSLDAVSDRDFILEFLSNASMLMMHMSRFCEEIINWCSFEYQYISLSDSFSTGSSIMPQKKNPDMAELIRGKSGRVYGNLLGLLTVMKSLPLAYNKDLQEDKEGMFDTVETILNSLDVLAGMLSSMQVNKAKMQQSTENDFSNATELADYLAEKGLPFREAHEIVGKLVLDSIKHGKNIQDWDLEELQVYHPLIEEDIYIYLCPETAVQRRNSLGGTGFEQVKYQIEQAKKELEGEN from the coding sequence ATGCCGAAAAATACAAAATTATGGGGTGGTCGATTTGAAGGCACTGTGGAAGATTGGGTAGAACAGTTCGGTGCGAGTATTTCCTTTGACCACCAGCTGGCAAAATTTGATTTGATGGGTTCCCTAGCTCATGTTCAAATGCTAGGACAGACTGGCATTTTGAGCTTGGAAGAGGTAGATCAGATCCAAGATGGTCTGAAAGCTTTGTTGCGAGATTTAGAGTCAGGAGAGCTTCATTTTGATATTGCAAATGAAGATATTCATATGAACATGGAAGTGTTGCTGACAGAGAAAATCGGTCCTCTGGCTGGGAAATTACACACGGCTCGTTCTCGGAATGACCAAGTCGCAACGGATATGCACTTATATCTAAAGGAGCAGCTTGGCCATGTCTTGGATAAGTTGGCGAATCTGAACAGTGTTCTGCTGGATTTGGCTGAAAAACATGTGGAAACCATCATGCCAGGCTATACCCATTTGCAACACGCCCAACCGATTAGTTTTGCCCACCATCTCATGGCTTATTACAATATGTTTCAAAGGGACAGCGAGCGCTTTGCATTTAACTTGAAACATACGGACCTATCTCCCCTGGGTGCGGCTGCCTTGGCGGGGACAACTTTTCCAATCAATCGTCAATTATCGAGTGATTTATTGGGCTTCCAACAGCCCTATACCAATTCCTTGGACGCAGTGAGTGACCGTGATTTTATCTTGGAATTTCTATCAAATGCCAGCATGTTGATGATGCATATGAGCCGTTTTTGTGAGGAAATCATCAATTGGTGTAGTTTTGAGTATCAGTACATTAGCTTGTCTGATAGCTTTTCAACGGGCTCGTCTATCATGCCCCAGAAGAAAAATCCTGATATGGCCGAATTGATTCGAGGGAAGTCAGGACGGGTTTACGGGAACTTGCTTGGACTATTGACCGTCATGAAGTCTTTGCCTCTGGCTTACAATAAGGATTTGCAAGAGGACAAGGAAGGCATGTTTGATACAGTAGAAACGATTTTAAATTCTCTGGATGTGTTGGCAGGTATGCTATCGAGCATGCAGGTTAATAAGGCCAAAATGCAGCAATCCACAGAGAATGATTTTTCGAATGCGACCGAACTGGCAGATTATTTGGCAGAAAAAGGCCTCCCCTTTAGAGAAGCGCATGAAATAGTAGGGAAATTGGTTCTAGACTCTATCAAGCATGGTAAAAATATCCAAGATTGGGATTTGGAGGAGTTGCAAGTCTACCATCCCTTGATTGAAGAGGATATTTATATCTACTTGTGCCCAGAAACCGCTGTTCAGAGACGGAATTCCTTAGGAGGAACCGGCTTTGAGCAAGTGAAATACCAGATAGAACAAGCTAAGAAAGAACTTGAAGGGGAAAATTGA
- a CDS encoding ABC transporter substrate-binding protein — protein MNKVKKVLMTMFGLLMFPLLFACSNTQSQGVEAIKAKGKLVVALNPEFAPFEYQKLVDGKNQIVGSDVELAKAIAKELGVEVELSPMSFDNVLASLDSGKADLAISGVSKTEERSQVYDFSIPYYTSKNKVIVRKSELTNYQSVKDLAQKKVGAQKGSIQETLAKETLQNSSLVSLPKNGNLITDLKSGQLDAVIFEEPVAKGFVENNPDLAIAEFDFDNDKEDSYAVAMKKDSKELKEAVDKTIQKLKDSGELDKLIDDAFKASIEK, from the coding sequence ATGAATAAAGTGAAGAAGGTGTTGATGACGATGTTTGGTTTGCTTATGTTTCCCTTATTATTTGCTTGTAGTAACACTCAATCCCAAGGTGTTGAAGCCATTAAGGCTAAAGGAAAATTGGTGGTGGCCCTAAATCCAGAGTTTGCTCCATTCGAATACCAGAAATTGGTCGATGGGAAAAATCAGATTGTAGGTTCAGATGTTGAGCTAGCCAAAGCCATCGCAAAGGAACTAGGTGTAGAAGTGGAGCTCTCTCCAATGAGTTTTGACAATGTACTGGCTAGTCTTGATTCAGGAAAGGCCGATCTTGCCATATCAGGTGTTTCTAAAACGGAAGAGAGAAGTCAAGTTTACGACTTTTCAATTCCCTACTACACTTCGAAAAATAAGGTTATCGTAAGAAAATCTGAATTAACGAATTACCAATCAGTCAAGGATTTGGCTCAGAAAAAGGTTGGAGCGCAGAAAGGTTCTATCCAGGAAACTCTGGCCAAAGAAACTTTGCAGAATTCTTCTCTCGTTTCACTTCCTAAAAATGGAAATTTGATAACAGATTTGAAGTCAGGGCAACTGGATGCGGTTATCTTTGAGGAACCAGTGGCGAAAGGATTTGTAGAGAATAATCCAGACCTAGCCATCGCTGAGTTTGATTTTGACAATGACAAAGAAGATTCCTACGCTGTTGCGATGAAAAAAGACAGTAAAGAATTAAAAGAGGCGGTTGACAAAACCATCCAGAAGTTGAAGGATTCTGGGGAGTTGGACAAATTGATTGACGATGCTTTTAAAGCCTCTATCGAAAAATAG
- a CDS encoding ABC transporter ATP-binding protein: MIKLENVTKTIGKKVILENLSLKINQGDLVAIVGKSGSGKSTLLNLLGLIDGDYSGHYEIFGQQNVPVNSVKSQAIIREHISYLFQNFALIDNETVEYNLMLALKYVKLSKKEKVKKIEEILERVGLPSILHQKVSELSGGEQQRIAVARAILKPSQLLLADEPTGSLDPENRDLVLNFLLDMNKEGKTVIIVTHDAYVAQQCHRVIEL, from the coding sequence GGGAAAAAAGTTATTTTGGAGAACTTATCTCTAAAAATTAACCAAGGAGATTTAGTTGCCATTGTTGGAAAAAGTGGCAGTGGCAAGTCAACCTTGTTAAATCTCTTGGGTTTGATAGATGGCGATTACAGTGGACATTATGAAATTTTCGGTCAGCAAAATGTACCTGTCAATTCTGTTAAGTCGCAAGCGATTATCCGCGAACATATCTCCTATCTGTTTCAAAACTTTGCTCTGATTGATAATGAAACGGTAGAGTATAATCTCATGCTCGCTCTAAAGTATGTAAAATTATCCAAGAAGGAAAAAGTCAAAAAGATAGAAGAAATTTTAGAGAGAGTGGGGTTGCCATCAATTCTACATCAAAAGGTTTCAGAGTTATCTGGAGGGGAACAGCAGCGAATCGCAGTTGCTAGAGCCATTTTAAAACCCAGCCAGCTCCTTTTAGCAGATGAACCAACCGGTTCTCTAGATCCTGAAAATCGAGATTTGGTTTTGAACTTTCTCTTAGATATGAACAAGGAAGGTAAAACGGTCATTATCGTTACCCACGATGCCTATGTGGCTCAACAATGCCATCGAGTTATTGAATTGTGA
- a CDS encoding argininosuccinate synthase, with translation MSKEKVILAYSGGLDTSVAITWLKKDYDVIAVCMDVGEGKDLEFIHDKALKVGAVESYVIDVKDEFANDYVLVALQAHAYYEQKYPLVSALSRPLISKKLVEIAHQTGATTIAHGCTGKGNDQVRFEVSIAALDPNLKVVAPVREWKWSREEEIQYAKENGVPVPADLDNPYSIDQNLWGRANECGVLENPWNQAPEEAFGITSSPEEAPDSPEFIDIEFSCGVPISLNGEKMKVADLIQKLNEIAGKHGVGRIDHVENRLVGIKSREIYECPGAVTLLAAHKEIEDLTLVREVAHFKPIIENELSNLIYNALWFSPATQALIAYIKETQKVVNGTAKVKLYKGNAQVVARKSPNSLYDENLATYTSADTFDQDAAVGFIKLWGLPTKVYSEVQKNVE, from the coding sequence ATGAGTAAGGAAAAAGTCATTTTAGCCTATTCAGGTGGATTGGATACATCAGTTGCGATTACATGGTTAAAAAAAGACTATGATGTGATCGCTGTTTGTATGGATGTGGGTGAAGGAAAAGACTTGGAGTTCATCCACGATAAAGCTCTCAAGGTTGGGGCTGTTGAGTCTTATGTCATTGATGTTAAGGACGAATTTGCTAATGACTATGTTTTAGTGGCCCTTCAGGCACATGCCTACTACGAACAGAAGTATCCCTTGGTATCCGCTCTGAGTCGCCCTCTTATTTCAAAAAAACTAGTTGAAATAGCTCATCAGACGGGTGCAACCACAATTGCCCATGGTTGTACAGGTAAGGGAAACGACCAAGTTCGGTTTGAAGTATCGATTGCAGCTTTGGATCCCAATTTAAAGGTGGTTGCGCCTGTTCGTGAGTGGAAATGGTCTCGTGAAGAAGAAATCCAATATGCCAAAGAAAATGGCGTTCCAGTTCCTGCTGATCTTGACAATCCTTACTCTATTGACCAAAATCTTTGGGGACGTGCAAATGAATGTGGTGTCTTAGAAAATCCTTGGAACCAAGCACCAGAAGAAGCATTTGGAATCACGTCTTCGCCAGAAGAGGCGCCAGACAGTCCAGAATTTATTGACATTGAGTTTAGCTGTGGGGTGCCCATCTCTCTCAATGGTGAGAAGATGAAAGTGGCGGATTTGATTCAAAAGCTAAATGAAATTGCGGGGAAACACGGTGTCGGTCGTATTGACCATGTGGAAAATCGCCTAGTCGGTATTAAGTCAAGAGAGATTTATGAGTGCCCAGGTGCTGTGACTTTATTGGCGGCTCATAAGGAGATTGAAGATTTGACTCTTGTGAGAGAAGTGGCTCATTTCAAACCCATTATCGAAAATGAGTTGTCCAATCTCATCTATAATGCCTTGTGGTTTAGCCCAGCAACTCAGGCTTTGATTGCCTATATCAAGGAGACACAGAAAGTTGTCAATGGAACTGCAAAAGTTAAACTCTATAAGGGGAATGCCCAGGTAGTGGCTCGGAAATCACCAAATTCTCTTTACGATGAAAATTTGGCGACTTATACTAGTGCGGATACTTTTGACCAAGATGCGGCTGTTGGATTTATCAAGCTTTGGGGGCTTCCGACTAAGGTTTATTCAGAAGTTCAGAAAAATGTTGAGTAG
- the mnmA gene encoding tRNA 2-thiouridine(34) synthase MnmA, producing MSDNSKTRVVVGMSGGVDSSVTALLLKEQGYDVIGIFMKNWDDTDENGVCTATEDYKDVAAVADQIGIPYYSVNFEKEYWDRVFEYFLAEYRAGRTPNPDVMCNKEIKFKAFLDYAMTLGADYVATGHYARVARDEDGIVHMLRGVDNGKDQTYFLSQLSQEQLQKTMFPLGHLEKPEVRRLAEEAGLATAKKKDSTGICFIGEKNFKNFLSNYLPAQPGRMMTVDGRDMGEHAGLMYYTIGQRGGLGIGGQHGGDNAPWFVVGKDLSQNILYVGQGFYHDSLMSTSLEASQVHFTREMPEEFTLECTAKFRYRQPDSKVTVHVKGDKAEVIFAEPQRAITPGQAVVFYDGEECLGGGLIDNAYRDGQVCQYI from the coding sequence ATGAGTGATAACTCTAAAACACGTGTTGTCGTGGGGATGAGTGGTGGTGTTGATTCGTCGGTGACGGCTCTCTTGCTCAAGGAGCAGGGCTATGATGTGATCGGTATCTTCATGAAGAACTGGGATGACACAGATGAAAACGGCGTCTGTACGGCGACCGAAGATTACAAGGATGTGGCTGCGGTGGCAGACCAGATCGGCATTCCTTACTACTCTGTCAATTTTGAAAAAGAGTACTGGGATCGCGTTTTTGAGTATTTCCTAGCGGAATACCGTGCGGGGCGCACGCCAAATCCAGATGTTATGTGTAACAAGGAAATCAAGTTCAAGGCCTTTCTGGACTATGCCATGACCTTGGGTGCAGACTATGTAGCGACGGGGCATTATGCTCGAGTGGCGCGTGATGAGGATGGCATTGTTCACATGCTTCGTGGCGTGGATAATGGCAAGGATCAGACCTATTTCCTCAGCCAACTTTCGCAAGAACAACTCCAAAAAACCATGTTCCCGCTGGGACATTTAGAAAAGCCTGAAGTTCGCAGACTAGCAGAAGAAGCAGGACTTGCGACTGCTAAGAAGAAAGATTCGACAGGGATTTGCTTTATCGGAGAAAAGAACTTTAAAAATTTTCTCAGCAACTACCTACCAGCCCAGCCTGGTCGTATGATGACTGTGGATGGTCGCGATATGGGTGAGCATGCAGGTCTGATGTATTATACAATCGGTCAGCGTGGCGGACTCGGTATCGGTGGACAACACGGCGGTGACAATGCGCCTTGGTTCGTTGTCGGAAAAGATTTGAGCCAAAATATCCTCTATGTCGGACAAGGTTTCTACCATGACTCGCTCATGTCAACCAGTCTAGAGGCCAGTCAAGTTCACTTTACTCGTGAAATGCCAGAGGAATTTACGCTAGAATGTACGGCTAAATTCCGCTACCGTCAGCCCGATTCTAAGGTGACAGTACATGTCAAAGGAGACAAGGCAGAGGTCATCTTTGCGGAGCCACAGCGCGCGATCACACCAGGACAGGCAGTTGTCTTTTATGATGGCGAAGAGTGTCTCGGTGGTGGTTTGATTGACAATGCCTACCGCGATGGACAAGTTTGTCAGTACATTTAG